A single window of Mugil cephalus isolate CIBA_MC_2020 chromosome 1, CIBA_Mcephalus_1.1, whole genome shotgun sequence DNA harbors:
- the LOC125022311 gene encoding probable G-protein coupled receptor 173, with the protein MSNQSFAIDGPGSLLAVLASQSGLARGGSSSSDSSSNSGGISATDVSAYFKLVFLGLIICISLVGNLLVSLLVLRDRTLHKAPYFFLLDLCLADAVRSAACFPFVLVSVHNSSAWTYSALSCKVVAFMAVLFCFHAAFMLFCVAVTRYLAIAHHRFYAKRMTIWTCAAIICMVWTLAVAMAFPPVFDVGTYKFIRDEDQCIFEHRYLKTNDTLGFMLMLAVVVLATHGFYAKLLLFEYRHRKMKPVQLVPAISQNWTFHGPGATGQAAANWIAGFGRGPMPPTLLGIRQNLHNQHRRLLGMEEVRSERRLGRMFYTITLLFLVLWAPYIVACFWRVFVKSCTIPHRYLSITVWMSFAQAGVNPIFCLLLNEDLRKVLRAHLPTYWRTKQHLPQDEAYCIM; encoded by the coding sequence ATGTCTAACCAGAGCTTCGCCATCGATGGCCCTGGCAGTTTGCTGGCTGTGCTGGCTTCACAGAGTGGACTGGCTagaggcggcagcagcagcagtgacagcagcagcaatagTGGAGGAATCTCAGCCACAGATGTGTCTGCCTACTTTAAGCTGGTCTTCTTGGGGTTGATCATCTGTATCAGTCTAGTAGGAAATCTTTTGGTCTCCCTGCTGGTCCTGCGAGACAGGACACTTCACAAGGCTCCTTATTTCTTTCTCCTGGACCTGTGCCTGGCCGATGCAGTTCGCTCTGCTGCCTGCTTCCCCTTTGTGCTGGTTTCCGTCCACAACAGCTCGGCCTGGACTTACAGTGCCTTGAGTTGTAAAGTTGTGGCTTTTATGGCcgtgctgttttgttttcacgcTGCCTTCATGCTGTTTTGTGTGGCCGTCACTCGCTACCTTGCCATCGCCCACCACCGATTCTACGCCAAACGCATGACCATCTGGACCTGCGCCGCCATCATTTGCATGGTGTGGACCCTGGCAGTCGCCATGGCGTTCCCACCTGTCTTTGATGTGGGGACTTACAAGTTCATCCGCGACGAGGACCAGTGCATTTTTGAACACCGCTACCTGAAGACCAACGACACTCTGGGTTTCATGCTCATGCTGGCTGTGGTCGTCCTGGCCACTCACGGTTTCTACGCCAAGCTGCTGCTGTTCGAGTACAGGCACCGCAAGATGAAGCCTGTCCAGTTGGTGCCGGCTATCAGCCAGAACTGGACCTTCCACGGTCCTGGAGCCACAGGTCAAGCCGCAGCTAACTGGATTGCAGGGTTCGGTCGTGGTCCCATGCCACCCACTCTGTTGGGCATTAGGCAAAATTTACACAATCAGCACCGGCGGCTGCTCgggatggaggaggtgaggtcAGAGAGGAGGCTGGGCAGGATGTTCTACACCATCACCCTGCTTTTCCTGGTCCTCTGGGCACCCTACATCGTCGCTTGCTTCTGGAGGGTGTTTGTCAAGTCCTGCACCATCCCACATAGGTACCTCTCCATCACAGTGTGGATGAGCTTCGCCCAGGCTGGAGTCAACCCCATCTTCTGTCTCCTGCTTAATGAGGACCTAAGGAAAGTGCTGAGAGCTCACCTGCCCACTTACTGGAGGACTAAACAACACCTGCCCCAGGATGAGGCCTACTGCATCATGTGA